A single Ochrobactrum sp. BTU1 DNA region contains:
- a CDS encoding winged helix-turn-helix domain-containing protein, whose product MLGDIELSSYLEIAAYVLRSEKRPLSARAILREAYASGIVPHHLFGPTQHKTLQARLSEDILRFRESSLFFRTKPGVFFLREFIVDDTVPNEFKRSIVARRRTRDLFRGPALTISRRDIPETLFSSKYVSGDLLNDIFLKGQYRYVDRKKLDDDDILIWAASSLTKPGKILSYRTGRYRDDRDDFANKRSVTFSTLVSDSDRTFFDYDHFGITDRAFYSAAIDLDFVRTLTTDIDEKFARKIRFLSFDKHQKRASLLAYVEIEAPNWFEPSASKLSLTDLRWLDLNIAPNNWEDFDPWSQMILGYGLGQSSLHGY is encoded by the coding sequence ATGCTCGGCGATATCGAATTGAGTTCGTACCTTGAAATAGCAGCTTACGTGTTAAGGTCTGAAAAAAGGCCTTTGTCGGCGCGTGCAATTTTGCGGGAAGCTTATGCGAGCGGCATCGTTCCTCACCATCTCTTTGGACCAACACAGCATAAAACGCTTCAGGCGCGTCTTAGCGAAGACATACTGCGCTTCAGAGAGAGCAGCTTGTTCTTTAGAACAAAGCCCGGAGTTTTTTTTCTTCGTGAGTTTATTGTTGACGATACTGTACCGAATGAATTCAAACGTTCCATCGTTGCGCGAAGGCGTACCCGCGATTTATTCAGGGGGCCAGCATTAACGATCAGTCGAAGGGATATACCTGAGACACTGTTTTCATCCAAGTATGTATCGGGAGATTTGTTAAATGATATTTTTTTGAAAGGCCAATATAGATACGTTGATCGAAAAAAGTTAGATGATGACGATATATTAATCTGGGCAGCATCGTCGCTAACAAAGCCCGGGAAAATACTCTCCTATCGTACCGGACGCTATAGGGATGATCGCGACGACTTTGCAAACAAGCGCTCAGTCACGTTCTCGACACTTGTATCCGATTCAGATCGGACTTTCTTCGATTATGATCATTTTGGGATCACAGATCGCGCCTTTTACTCAGCTGCTATAGACTTAGATTTCGTACGTACCCTAACCACCGATATAGATGAAAAGTTTGCTCGTAAAATACGATTCTTGTCGTTCGACAAGCACCAAAAACGTGCAAGTTTATTGGCTTATGTCGAAATAGAAGCACCGAATTGGTTTGAGCCGTCAGCTTCGAAACTATCATTAACCGACTTACGTTGGCTTGATCTAAATATCGCTCCCAACAATTGGGAAGATTTTGATCCTTGGTCTCAAATGATATTAGGCTATGGTCTCGGACAATCGAGTTTACATGGCTACTAA
- a CDS encoding recombinase family protein, with product MFLRAYLRASTKDQDASRAKDDLIEFGKERGLKIAAFYVENESGASLDRPELFRLLSDSQPGDILLIEQVDRLSRLNSADWEKLKAEIRIKQIRVVALDLPTSWSMASDDTDEFTLRMFEAINSMLLDMIAAIARKDYDDRRRRQKQGIAKAKADGKYKGRPENTARNAALRKMLESGQSWSSIILATGCSRSTLSKLKHR from the coding sequence ATGTTTTTACGTGCCTATCTAAGAGCTTCTACCAAGGATCAAGATGCTAGTCGCGCGAAAGACGATCTGATTGAGTTTGGCAAAGAGCGTGGTTTGAAGATCGCGGCTTTCTATGTGGAAAATGAAAGTGGAGCTTCGCTTGATCGACCGGAACTGTTCCGTCTACTTTCTGACAGTCAGCCCGGCGATATCCTACTTATTGAACAGGTTGATCGGTTGAGCCGCTTAAACTCAGCCGATTGGGAAAAGCTGAAGGCAGAGATTAGAATAAAACAAATCCGGGTTGTGGCGCTCGATCTTCCTACTTCATGGTCAATGGCTTCCGATGATACGGATGAGTTTACGCTTCGGATGTTTGAGGCGATAAACAGTATGCTTTTGGACATGATCGCCGCTATCGCACGAAAAGATTATGATGATCGTAGACGGCGGCAGAAACAAGGTATCGCTAAAGCGAAGGCTGACGGAAAGTATAAAGGCAGACCGGAAAATACTGCTCGGAATGCAGCGCTGCGGAAAATGCTCGAGAGTGGCCAAAGTTGGAGCAGCATTATATTGGCCACAGGCTGTAGCCGTTCGACACTTTCAAAACTCAAGCACCGCTAG